GAGACCGGCCTGGCCGAGCTGCTCGACGAGCTGGCCGCGCACGACCCGGAGGAACGCGCCGACACGTGGTGGCCGGCGGACCCGACGTACGGGTTCTGGCGGCGGCGGATGCTGCACGAGACCCTGGTCCACCGCGTCGACGTCGAGCAGGCCGCGGGCGCGGAGCAGCGAGGCATCGCCGAGGACCTGGCGATCGACGGCATCGACGAGGCGCTGACCCTCTGGTTCGGGCAGAAGCTGCCGATGCTGGGGCTGACCGGCACGAAGGCGGGCTCGGTCGGCGTGCGCGTCGGCGCGCACAGCTGGATCGCGCGGGCCGGGCCCGAGGCGACGGAGGCCTGGCGCTGTTCGGCCGAGGAGGCCGAGGCCGCGGACGACGTCGTCACGGCCGCCGAACCCGGGCGGATCTACCTGTGGTTGTGGGGCCGGGCGTCCCTGACCTCGGTGACCGTGCGGGGCGTGCACGACCAGGCGGCCCAGCTCTGGGCGCTGCTGCGGCTCGCGACCCGATGAACTCCGGCCGGTGGGGAAGCCGAACCGGAACTGTCGGGGGTGGCGGCTAGCCTGCGGCGCATGAACACGCGCCTGGTGAACCTGGTGATCGACGCGGCGCGGCCGAGGGTCCTGGCGGACTTCTGGGCCGCGCTGCTCGGCTGGCGCGTCGCGGTCGAAGAGCCGGACGAGGTCGACGTGCGCGCCCCGGAGACCGACGGCTGGGACCTGGATCTCGTTTTCGTGCCGGTGCCCGAGCCCAAGGAGGTGAAGAACCGGATCCACCTGGACCTGGCGAGCACGACGCTCGCGCACCAGGAGGAACTGGTGGCGCGCGCCTTGGAGCTCGGTGGCCACCGGGTCGACCTCGGGCAGGGCGAGGTGCCATGGGTCGTGCTGGCGGACCCGGAGGGCAACGAGTTCTGCGTCCTCGAGCCCCGCGACCGGTACGCGCGCACGGGCGCGGTGGCCTCGATCGTCGTCGACGCCCACGACCCGGAGCGCATGGCGGAGTTCTGGGCGCGGATCACGGGCCGTCCGGTCGGCGCCCGCGAGGGCGACGTCCTGGTGGGGCTGCGCGCGCCGTCGGGCCGCGGGCCGTGGCTGGAGTTCCTCCGCAACGACGACGTCAAGCGGGTCAAGAACCGGGTGCACCTCGATGTCGCGCCGCCGTCGGGTGCCGATCACGTGGAGGCGGTGTCGGAGGTCGTGGCGGCGGGTGCGGCGCCCGCGGACCTCGGCGGGCCGGACCTGCCGTGGCGGGTGCTGATGGACCCGGAGGGCAACGAGTTCTGCGTGCTGACCCCGCGCTGACCTGCAGGTGGGGCGCCGAGCTCGGTCGGCACGCGCGTTTCGGCCGGGTTGCCGAGCCGCGGGAACGCTGATCTGCGCGAAACACCCGCGTACTGGGACGGCAACAAGCGCGGGGGACCGTGGGGGCATGGAGACCTCCAGAGCGTTGCCCCAGCTCGGCCCGGCGGGCGCCGTCGAGGTGACGGACGCGCCGTCGGCGTGGCGGGTGCGGATCCGGATGCACGACCACCCCGGCACCCTGGCCCGCATCGCGATCCGGCTCGCCGACCTCGAGTGCAACATCCTCGGCCTGAGCGTGCTGCCCGTGCCCGGCGGTGTGCTCGACGAAATCGTCCTGCGCCCGGCGACCGGCCTGCCCCGGCGGCACCTGGCCGACGCGATCCGCGCCGAGGGCTGCGAGTGCACGGCGATCATCGACGCCGACGTCCACGAGCTGGTCGACCCGTCGTCCTCGACGATGCTCGCCGCGCGCCGGGCGATCGACGACCCGGCGCGTCTCGCCGAGGTGCTGAAGGACGTGCTGGCCGCGGACGTGGTCACGCGTGTCCCGGCGGCCGAGGCGAACCCCGCCCGCACCGAGAGCGGCCACCGGGCGGTGTTCGGGCTGGACGGCGGGGAGGCGCTGGTGGCGCGGCGCCAGTGGGCACCGTTCGTGCAGCTGGAACTCACCCGCGCCGAAGCGCTGGTGACGCTGCTGGCCGCGGCCGCCCGGAACGTCGCGGGCCCGGTGGTGCTGAACCGCCCGGACGGCGCGGCGATCGTCCTGCGCAAGGGCATCCCCGCCGACGCCGAAGCGGTGTCCGGACTGCACCGCCGCTGCTCGACCACGACGCTCTTCCGGCGCTACCACACGGGAGTCCGGACGGTTCCGCGCCGCTGGCTGCACCGGCTGCTGGTGCCACCCCGCGGCACGAGCGTGCTCGCGGTCTTCGGCCGCGAGGTGATCGGCCTGGCCCAGCTGATCCCGTCCGCGGCGGGCGGTGCCGAGATCTCCCTGCTGGTGGAGGACGACTGGCAGCGCCAGGGCATCGGCACGGCCCTGCTGGCCAGGGTGGCGGTGCTCGCGGAGGCCGGGGGCATCACGGAGCTGCGAGCGGATTGCCTTCCCGGCGACGAGGTGCTGGCCCGCACAGCAGCCCGAGCGGGTCTGCGCACGGAACGCCCCACCGAGGACGGCACTCAGCTGCGGATGTTCCTGCCGGCCTGAGCGACGACGGCCCGGGACGGTGGCCGGGTGCGGTGACGGCCGAGGTGATCGCGTTGTCGGTGGCCGGGTGCGGTGACGGCCGAGGTGGTCGCGTTGTCGGTGGCCGGGTGCGGTGACGGCCCGAAGTAGTTGCGCTGTCGGTGGCTGGGTGCAGTGACGCCTGAGGTGGTTGCGCTGTCGGCGGCCGGTTGCTGCCCGCCCGAGCCCGATCGCCGGGTGATGCTCGGGGCGGCTGATGCTGCCTGCGCCCGCGATGCCGGCGGCTTGCCGTCGGCCGCCCGCGGCAACGACTGCCGCGGGTACTTCGCCCGAGCCGGGCTCAGCCCTTACTGCCCGCCTCGGCTGGTCAGCGCTTCCAGAACCAGTCCTTGTCGCGCGCTGCGCGCAGGGCCGTCTTCTTGCGCTCGGGGGTGAGGCGGTCCAGGTACAGCACGCCGTCGAGGTGGTCGGTTTCGTGCTGGAGGCACTGGGCCAGCACGTCCTCGCCTTCGACCTCGATCGGCTCGTTGCGGATGTCGACGCCTCGGACCTTCGCGTGCTTCGCCCGCTTCGTGGGAAACCACAGCTCCGGCACCGACAGGCAGCCCTCGTCGATCTCGTGCGTCTCCTCGGACAGCTCGACGATCTCCGGGTTGACCACGTACCCGGTGAGCCCGGCGACGTCGTAGCTGAAGATGCGCAGCCCGACCCCGATCTGCGGCGCGGCCAGCCCGGCGCGCCCCGCCGGCTTCACCGAGTCGACCAGGTCCCGCACGAGCGTCTCGAGCTTCTCGTCGAACACGGTGACCGGGTCGCAGACGGACTTGAGGATCGGGTCCCCGAAATAGCGCAGTTCGCGCATGGCCATGAGCAGAACATCCTTCGTGCGGTGTCGGACTGGCAGCTTAGGCCCGGAGGCGCAGTCCTGAGGGTGTGGCCCGGAAACCCGCCTCCCGAAGGACCTCGGCCAGCTCTGACGTCAGGGCCTGCTCCCCGTCCGCGCGCTGGACCGCCAGCTGACCCAGCCAGCCCTCCCGGACCGCCGCCGACAGCGCCTGCGCCGCGTCCGACAGGTGCTGCCGATCCTCGGTGAAGCTCAGCAGGGACCGGCCTCCTCGCTCGACGTACAGCGCCGGAACTCCGTCCACCAGCACCGCCAGGGCACCGGCCTTGCGGGCCGGACGGTGCTTCGTGTCGCCCGTCGCGGCCGGCCAGGGGAGCGCCGCGCCGTACGGCTGGGCCGGGTCCGCCGCCGCCAGCACCACCGCGCGACCGGGCGCCGGGCGGCCCGGGCCCGACAGCGCGCGCAGCCGGTCCACCGCGCCCTTCGCCGCGAACTGGGCCGCGCCCAGTCCTTCGACGACGTAGCCGCGGATCACCTGGCCGGTGTCCTCCATGCCGCGGAGCACCTTGTAGATCCCCGAGAACCCGCCGGTGACGCGCTCAGTGTCGAGCGCGCCGCGGGTCAGGACGCCGTGGCGTTCCAGGAACGCTTCCGTCCGCGCGTGGGCGCGCCGGGTCGCGTCGGTTTCGCGGGCCGGCGTCAGCGCCCAGCGGCCGGCGACCGTCGGTGGCCCCGACCGCGACGGCATCTGCGGCCGCCCGGCCCGCAACCGCGCGTACCGGCCGCGGGGTGCTTGGCGCCGCGGTTTGTGCGCACCGTGCCCGGCCACCTGGGCCCGCAACGGTCCCAGCGTGTCGCCCGTGACCAGCCCGGCCCACACCAGGTCCCACAGCGCGGAGACGACTTCGGCGTCGTTCGGTGCCTTGTCCACCAGCACGGTCGCACGGTCCACCAGCTGGCGGAAGAACAGCGCGCCACCCTCCAAAGTGGACACGATCGCGTCGTGCAGCGGACCGGTCGGGATGTCTTCGACGACCTCGGGCAGCAGCAGGTCGGCGACGTCCGTGGGAGCGAGGGCGATCCAGCCGTCCCCGCCGGACAGTGCGCCGCAGCCCGCCCACGTGACCTCGCCCGCGGTCGTCAGCTCGTCCAGCAACGCGGGGGAGTAGCCCGGCAGCCTGCCGGGCAGGATCAGCGACTCCACCGCGCTCGCCGGCAACGGTGCCCCGGCGAGCTGCTCGACCACCGACAGGACGTCGTCCGCCGTCGGTGCCGCCCGGACGCGGCCGCCGAACCCGTGCCACGACGGCAGGAACCGGCCCAGCGCCGCCGGTTCGACCGGCTCCACCTCGGCCCGCAGCTTCGCCAGCGACGCCCGCCGCAGCCGCCGCAGCACCGCGGAATCGCAGTACTCGACGCCTACGCCGTGGGTGTCCGGATGCCCGACGGGGCTCAGCTCGCCGCGCACCAGGCGGCCTTCCCCGGTCATCCGGTCGAGGACGCCGGTGACGACCGCCGTGCCCAGCCCGAACCGGGCCGCCGCGGTCGCCGCGGCGAACGGCCCGCGGCTGCGGGCGTAGCGCGACAGCAGGTCGCCGAGCGGGTCCGCGACCGGTTCGGTGAACGCTTCGGGCACGCCCACCGGCAGCGCGGTGCCCAGCGCGTCCCGGACCCGGCCGGCGTCCTCGATCGCCAGGAACCGTTCCGTGCCGCCGATCCGCACCCGGATCGCCCGCCGCGCCGCCTCCAGTTCGGTGAGCCACTCCGCCCGGATCCCGCGCTCGGCCGCCTCCGCGACCGTCAGGTCGCCGAGGAACCGCAACAGGTCGGCGGCGTCCTCGGCCGAGCGCGCGTGCCGGTCGGGTTCGAGCCGCTGCAGCGAGCGTTCGACCTCGCGCACGGCTTCCGGGTCGAGCAGTTCGCGGATCGCCTCGGTGCCCAGGAGCTCGGCCAGCAGTGCCGAGTCCAGCGACAGCGCCGCCGCCCGCCGCTCGGCCAGTGGCGCGTCGGTCTCGTACAGGAACATCCCGACGTAGCCGAAGAGCAGGCTGCGCGCGAACGGCGACGCCGCCGGGGTCTCGACCTCCACCAGCCGGACCTTGCGGGCCCGGACGTCGGCCATCAGTTCGCGCAGCCCGGACACGTCGTAGACGTCCTGCAGGACCTCCCGCATCGCCTCCAGCACGACGGGGAACCGCTCGTACTTCGACGCGACCGACAGCAGCTGCGACGCGCGCTGTCGTTGCTGCCACAGGGGGGTGCGGCGCCGCGGGTCCCGCCGCGGCAACAGCAGCGACCGTGCCGCGCATTCCCGGAACCGTGCCGCGAACACGGCCGAGCCGCCGACCTCCGCGACGATCAGCTGCTCGACCTCCTCGGGATCGAGCAGGATGTCGTCCGCGCCGATCGTGACGTCGGCGCCCTCGGCGTCGAGCGCGTCCGGCAGGCGCAGCACGATGCCGTCGTCGGAGTGCGCGACCTGCGCGTCGACCCCGCGGTTTTCGCGCAGCCGCGCGGCGATGGCCAGCGCCCACGGCGCGTTCACCTGCGCGCCGAACGGCGAGTGCACGATGATCCGCCAGTCGCCCAGCTCGTCGCGGTAGCGCTCCAGCAGGATCGTCCGGTCGTTCGGCACGTGCCGGGTGGCGGACTTCTGTTCGTTCAGGTAGGCCAGCAGGTTGTCGCACGCCCGCTCGTCCAGCCCCGCCGCCGAGGCTCGTGCCCGCGCCTTCTCGTCGTCCGATGTGGACAGTTCACGGACGAACTTCCCCAGCGCCCGGCCGAGTTCCAGCGGACGGCCCGGCGCGTCGCCCTTCCAGAACGGCATCCGCGCCGGTTCGCCGGGCGCGGGCACCACGATGACCCGGTCGTGCGTGATGTCGGTGATCCGCCACGACGAAGTGCCGAGCAGGATGGTGTCGCCGACGCGCGACTCGTAGACCATCTCCTCGTCGAACTCGCCGACGCGGGAACCGGGCTTGTCGTCCCCGCCCGGCGTCATCACGGTGAACAGGCCGCGGTCGGGGATGGTGCCGCCGGACGTGACGGCCAGCCGCTGCGAGCCGGGCCGCCCGCGCAGCTCACCGCTGATGCGGTCCCAGGTGATCCGGGCCCGCAGCTCGCCGAACTCCTCGCTCGGGTACCGGCCCGCGAGCATGTCGAGCACCGCGTGCAGCGCGTCGTCCGGCAGGGACGCGAACGGCGCCGCCCGCCGCACCAGCGTCGCGAGGTCCGGCACCGTCCACGGCTCCAGCGCCACCATCGCGACCACGTGCTGCGCCAGGACGTCCAGGGGGTTGCGCGGGTAGCGGACCGCTTCGATCGCGCCGCTCGCCATCCGTTCGGCGACCACCGCGCAGGAGACGAGGTCACCGCGGAACTTGGGGAACATCACGCCGGACGACACCGCGCCGACCTGGTGCCCGGCCCGGCCGACGCGCTGCAGCCCGGACGCCACCGTCGGCGGCGCCTCGATCTGCACCACCAGGTCGACCGCGCCCATGTCGATGCCCAGCTCCAGCGACGACGTCGCCACCACGCACGGCAGCTGCCCGGACTTGAGGTCCTCCTCGACGTGCGTGCGCTGCTCCCGTGACATCGACCCGTGGTGCGCCCGGGCGATCACCGGCGGCGCGCCGGTGCTCACCCCGGACTGCCCGACGGCCTCGGCCGGGAACGTGTCGGCGGGCGTGAGCTCGGTCTGCTCGGCGGCCAGCTCGTTCAGCCTGGCGGTCATCCGCTCGGTGAGCCGGCGCGAGTTGGCGAACACGATGGTCGAGCGGTGCTCGCGGATCAGGCTCAGCACCCGCTCCTCGACCGCCGGCCAGATCGACGGCCGCTGCACCGGGTTGCCGGCGATCTCCTCCAGCGTGCCCAGGCCACCCGGCGCGATGTCACCGGGCGGGAACGCCTCGGTCAGCGACTCCAGTTCGTCGAGCGGGCTCGGTGCCGGCCCGCTGCGCGGAGCGTCGAGGTTGCTCATGTCCTCCACCGGCACCTCGACCCGCACCTCGATGGTCTTCGCCAGCTTCGGCTGGACCACCCGCACCGGACGGCCGCCGGCCAGGAACGCGCTCACCTCGTCGACCGGGCGGACCGTCGCCGACAGGCCGATCCGCTGCGCGGGCTTCGGCAGCAGCGAGTCCAGCCGCTCCAGCGACAGCGCGAGGTGCGCGCCGCGCTTGCCGCCGGCGACCGCGTGCACCTCGTCGACGATCACGGTCTCGACGCCGCGCAGCGACTCCCGCGCCGACGACGTGAGGATCAGGAACAGCGACTCCGGCGTGGTCACCAGCACGTCCGGCGGGGTCTTGCCGAACGAGCGGCGCTCGGCCGCGGTGGTGTCGCCGGTGCGCATGCCGACCTCGATCCCGGGCACCGGCAGCCCGAGCCGCCGCGAGGCCTGCGAGATGCCGGCCAGTGGTGCGCGCAGGTTCCGCTGGACGTCGACGGCGAGCGCCTTCAGCGGGGAGACGTAGAGGATCCGGCAGCGTTTCGTGGCCTCGGCCGGCGGTGGCTCCACCGAAAGCCGGTCCAGCGCCCAGAGGAATGCGGACAGCGTCTTGCCGGACCCGGTCGGCGCGACGACGAGGGCGTGCTCGCCCGCGTGCGCCGCCCGCCAGGCTCCCTCCTGCGCCGCGGTGGGCGCGGCGAAGGCCCCCGCGAACCAGTCCCGGGTCGCGGGGGAGAAGAGGTCGAGCACGTCAGCTGCCACGTCGTCCATCATGCGCGGCACCACCGACAGTTTCCGGCGTCCCGGCCAGGATCACGCTCTGGGCGAACTGCGGATACGTGACGTCGACCTTCGGCTCGTCGGTGATCAGGCGGTAGTCGCGGTCGAGTGGCGCCCAGTACGAGAACGGCGCCTGGCCCAGCTTGGAGTGGTCGGCCAGCACGTACGCCTCGCCGCCCGCGTGCAGCATCGCGTGCTTGACGACCGACTGCTCGAGTGAGGGACAGCACAGGCCTCGTTCGGCGACTAGGCCGTCCGCGCCCAGGAACACCCGATCGGGTGAGATGTGCCGCAGCTGGGCCAGCACGCTCTCGCCGAGGATCGCTTCGTTGGGGTGCCGCACCCGGCCGCCGAGGACGATCAGGTCGATCCCGGCGAAGCCGGCGAGCTCGCGGATGGCGTTGACGCCGTTCGTGACCACGGTCAGCCCGTCGCGGTGGGCGAGGTGGCGGGCGAGCCTGCCCGTGGTCGTGCCGGCGTCGAGCAGCACGACCTCGCCGTCGCGCACCAGTGCGGCGGCTTCCCGGGCGATGGCGTCCTTCGCCGCCGCGTGCTCGCGGTCCTTCTCGAGCGGACTGCGTTCGGTGTCGAGCGCGCCGCCGTAGGTGCGGACCACGTGCCCGGCCCCGGCGAGGGAAGCGAGGTCGCGGCGGATCGTCGACTCGGAGACGCCGAATTCCTCGGCCAGTTCCGCGATGCCGCCGGAGCCGTCGCGGACGGCTTCCAGGAGCATCGCGCGCCGGTCACGGGTTCCGGGTCGCGGCTGGGACATGCGCCGAGTCTTCCACGAGAGACGGTTTCAGCCCGAAGAACGCCAGCCCGGCGGCCACGGCGAGGAACGCGGCCAGGACGACGAACCCGGTGGTCGCGCTGCCGGTGACGTCGGTGAGCCAGCCGACCAGGTAGGGCCCGGCGAACCCGCCGAGGTTGCCCAGTGCGTTGATCAGGCCCATCGCCACGGCGACGACCTCGATGCCGAGGATCCGGCTGGGGATGGCCCAGAACGGCCCGTACGGCATGTAGACGCCGGTCGCGACGACGCAGAGCAGCACCAGCTGCACCGCCGCCGGCCAGTGCACGAGGTTGCCGAGCAGCAGCCCGGCGATGGCGACGACCAGCGGTACCGTGACCGCGAGCCGCCGGTTGCCGGTCTTGTCCGACCAGTGCGCGCACGCGACCATCCCGGCCAGCGCGAGGACGTACGGCACGGCCGACAGGAACCCGACCGCGGTGGCCGACCCCCCGGTCATCGTCTTCACCACCGACGGCAGCCAGAGTGAAAAGCCGTAGAACCCGGTGATCCAGAAGAAGTAGATGCCGATCAGCAGCAGCACCTGCCGGTTCGTCAGCGCCTGCCGGTAGCCCTGCTTCGCGAACGCCGGCTTGGCGTCTTCCTCCGCCTTCAGGGTGGTTTCGAGGTACTCGCGCTCCTCGGCGGAGATCCAGCGGGCCTTCGCCGGCCGGTCCGCCACCGCGAACCACCAGACGACGGCCCAGAGCAGCGGCGGCAGGCCCTGGATCACGAACACCCAGCGCCAGGACATGTGGTCGAGCATCAGCCCGGACAGCGGGGACATGACGATCGCCGAGATCGGCAGGCACGTTATCCACAACGCGTTCGCCCGGGCGCGTTCGGCCTGCGGGAACCACGACGCCAGCAGGATCAGCACCGCCGGCCACACGCCACCCTCGAACAGCCCGAGCAGCAGCCGGGCCAGGTGCAGCTGGGTCTCGTTCTGCACCAGGCCGCACAGCACCGCGGCGAAGGACCACGCGATCATCAGCAGCAGCACCGTCTTGCGGGCGCTCCACTTCGCCGCCAGCACCGCCGCCGGGATCTGCAGCACGAGGTAGCCGACGAAGAAGATGCCGCTCGCCAGGCCCTTGGCGCTGGCCGACAGCGGGAAGTCGTCGCCGATGTAGGGCAGGATCACCGCGACGTTCGTGCGGTCGAGGTAGGCCAGCATGTACATGACCACCGCGACCGGGATCACGTACGCCCAGCGCTTGCGGGGCACCCCCGCCGTCGCCGCCGCCGCCGTCATCGGCTCGGCGGGTAGATGGCGGGCAGTTTCCGCGCATACGGCGCCAGGGTCGCCGCCGCCTTGAACGCCGCGACCATCGTGCCGTGCGACGCCCGGCCGGTGCCGGCGATGTCGAACGCCGTGCCGTGGTCGACCGACGTGCGCAGGATCGGCAGCCCGACCGTCACCGACACCGTGCCGTCGAAGTCGTACGTCTTCGACGCGATGTGCCCTTGGTCGTGGTAGAGCGAGAGCACGCCGTCGAACCGGCCCTGGATCCCTTGGTGGAACACGGAGTCCGCGGGGATCGGGCCGACCACGTCGAGCCCGGCGGCCTGCGCGGCGGCGACCGCCGGGGCGATCGCGACGATCTCCTCGTCGCCGAACTTGCCGTTCTCCCCGCCGTGTGGGTTCAGTGCGGCCACGGCGAGTCTCGGTTTCTCGGTGCCGAACACTTCGAGTGCGGTGTACGCCTCGCGGATCGCGTGCTCGATGTTCTCCCGGGTGATCCGGTCGATCGCCTCGCGCAGCGAAAGGTGCCGGGTGGCGAAGAAGATCTTCAGCCCCGACACCCAGAACATGGTGTTGAACCGGGTCGAGCCGGTCAGCTCACCGAGCATCTCGGTGTGCCCGAGGTGCTGCGAGCCGGCCGCCCAGATCGCCTCCTTGTTGATCGGCGCGGTGACGACCGCGTCGACCTCGCCGGCCAGCGCGAGCCGGGTGGCCACCTCGATCGCGCCCACGGCGGCGGCGCCCGCGGTCGCGTTCACCTCGCCCCACGGCAGGTCTTCCCGGACGACGCCGAGGTTGAGGATGTCGATCACGCCGGTGGTGAAGCGCGCGTCGGCGACCGTGGCGATCGGGTTGATCTCCAGGTTCAGGCCCAGGTGGCGGACCAGGCGTTCCAGCACGATCGCGTCGCCGACCGCGACCCCGCGCGCCAGCTGCAGGGACTCGGGCTCGGCGAGTGTCTTGAGGGTGATCTCCGGGCCGATGCCCACGGGGTCGCCGAGGGTGACGGCGAGGATGGGGAGGTCGCTCACGGGTTCTTCCTTCCGGTGGCCAGCACGTGGTTCAGGTGTTCCAGGCAGGCGACGGCGGCGTCGCGCCCGCCGATCAGCCCGCCTTTGGTGGCGAAGGGCAGCCCGGTGTGCGGGCCGCCGGAGAGCCGCCCGGCGACCGCCAGGGGCAGTACTTCCGTGTCGATCTCGAAGCCTTCGGCCCCGAGTGCCTTCGTGACTTCGACGGCGATGTCGCCGCCGGTGGCATACAGCCCGCCGATCCGGCGTGTGCCGAGGACCAGCCGCGCGGCTTCCCCCAGCGCCGGGGGGATCTTCGCGGCAACCTCCGGATCCACCGGAGTGCCCGGGGCGGGCGCCCGGGTCCGGATACCCACGACGCGGTGCCCGGCGTCGAGCAGTTCGCCCGCCGCCGCGGCGATCGACGGCGGATCGGGTCGCTCCGGGTCGACGTCGACGTAGCGCGCGTCCAGCACCAGCTCGGTTTCCAGCAGCTGGTCGTGCGTCTGCCCGGTGATGCTGCCGACCACCGCGAGCACCGGCGGGACGGTGCCGTGGCCGGGCGCGAGCCCGAGCGCGGCCGCCAGCCGGACGCCGAACGGCCCGGAGTCCACCGAGATCCACCGCGTGCCTTCGGCCGCCAGCCGGGCCGCGGCCCTGGCGACGGTGGTGAGGTGCCGGTTCGTCGTGGCGTCGCAGACGACGATCCCGGCCGGCCCGCGCAACGCCGCCACGACCGCGTCCACGCCCTCCTCGACGACGTCCAGCGGCAGTTCGGCGACCTCCCGCCGGGTGGGCCGCAGGAGCGTGCGGACCCGCGACGACCTGACCGGGGCCAGCGGATCGCGCGCCGCGGGGCTTTCGGCCAGTGGCACGCCGTCGACGAGGTGCAGGCCGCCGAGGGTGACCCGGCCGGCGTCCGGGAACGCGGGCACGACGAGGGCGCGGGCGCCCGGCGCCGAGGCCAGGACGGCCTCGGTCTCCGCGCCGACGTTGCCGCGCAGCGTCGTGTCCACGCGCTTCACCGTCAGCTCGACGGGCCCGGCCAGCTCGATCGCGGTCCGCACCGCCTGCACGGCGTGTTGTGGCGAGGTGTGCCGGGTACCCAGGTTCACCACGAGGGCGTCGATCCCGCTCTCCGCTCGGAAGCAGGGCGCGTCCGGTTCCAGCGGCGCGTTGACGGAAACCGCGCGCAGCCCGAAGCGGGCGTACAGCGCTCCGGTCGCGTTGCTGCCGGTCAGGTCGTCCCCGAGGACGAGCAGCTTCGGCATCGGACGCTCCTTTGCGCGGTTCGGGCAACTCGGATGACCGAACTGCGCAACTATCGTGCACCGTGATCGCCGCCGAAGTCAAGGAGCGGTGACTTTCGCGGGTCCGCACGCACGGTGACCGCGCGCATGGCAGCATCACGGCGAACGCCGTCAAGGCGTTGTTTTCGTGAAGGGGAGTGCAGTGCGGATCCTGTCGGTGGACCTCGGGACGTCCAACACCGTCGCCGTCCTTTCGGCGCACGGCATGCCGCCCCGGGTCGTCGAGGTGGACGGCTCGGCCAACATGCCGTCGGCGGTGTTCGCCACCGAAGAGGGCACGATCATGGTCGGCCGCGACGCCGAGCGCCGCGCGCGCCTGGACCCGACGCGCTTCGAGCCGAACCCCAAGCGCCGCATCGACGAGCAGACCCTGCTGCTCGGCACCGACGTCGTCCCGGTGACCGACGCGCTGGCCGCCATCCTGCGCCGCGTGCTCGAGGAGACCTCCCGCCAGCTCGGTGGCGACCAGCCCGACGAGGTCCGGCTGACCCACCCCGCGCAGTGGGGCCAGACCCGCCGCAACGTCCTGATGTCGGCCGCCCGGCTCGCCGGGATGGGCCAGAACATCCTGCTGGTGCCCGAACCCGTCGCGGCGGCGGCACACTTCGCGTCGTTCCCCGGCAAGTCGCTGGCCCCCGGGCAGGCGCTCGCGGTCTACGACCTCGGGGCGGGCACGTTCGACGTCGCCGTCGTCGGCGCCACGCAGAACGGGTTCACCGTGCTCGCCGAGGACGGCCTGCCCGACCTCGGCGGCCTCGACGTCGACCAGGCGCTGATGGTGCACGTCGGGCGCGAGGTCTCGCACTCCGACCCGCAGCGCTGGCAGCGGCTGCTGCGCCCCGAGTCGACCGCCGACCGGCGCACCCGGCGCGCGCTGCAGGAGGACGTCAAGGCGGCCAAGGAGGCGCTGTCGCGGCACCCGCAGACCGAAGTGCCGATGCCCGAGCCGTTCAAGGACGTCCTCGTCACGCGCGGCGAGCTGGAAGGCCTGGTCCGGCCGGCGATGCTGCGCAGTGTGGAGCTGCTGTCGCGGACGCTGCGGTCGTCCGGGCTGACCCCGGACCGGCTGGCCGGCATCTACCTCGTCGGCGGGTCGAGCCGGCTGCCGCTGGTCGGCACGATGATCGCGGAGAAGCTCGGCGTCGTGCCGGGCAGCCTCGACCAGCCGGAGACCGCCGTCGCGCTCGGTGCCCAGCACGTCGCCAGGGACGGGCTGGGCGCGCGCACGCAGAACGTCGAAGGGGCGGTGGCCGCGGGCGCCCCGCACCGCCCGCAGTACGCGCCGCCGCCCCCGCCGCAGTACCAGGGCTACGCGCCGGCGAACT
This genomic window from Amycolatopsis mongoliensis contains:
- a CDS encoding four-carbon acid sugar kinase family protein, coding for MPKLLVLGDDLTGSNATGALYARFGLRAVSVNAPLEPDAPCFRAESGIDALVVNLGTRHTSPQHAVQAVRTAIELAGPVELTVKRVDTTLRGNVGAETEAVLASAPGARALVVPAFPDAGRVTLGGLHLVDGVPLAESPAARDPLAPVRSSRVRTLLRPTRREVAELPLDVVEEGVDAVVAALRGPAGIVVCDATTNRHLTTVARAAARLAAEGTRWISVDSGPFGVRLAAALGLAPGHGTVPPVLAVVGSITGQTHDQLLETELVLDARYVDVDPERPDPPSIAAAAGELLDAGHRVVGIRTRAPAPGTPVDPEVAAKIPPALGEAARLVLGTRRIGGLYATGGDIAVEVTKALGAEGFEIDTEVLPLAVAGRLSGGPHTGLPFATKGGLIGGRDAAVACLEHLNHVLATGRKNP
- the pdxA gene encoding 4-hydroxythreonine-4-phosphate dehydrogenase PdxA, whose protein sequence is MSDLPILAVTLGDPVGIGPEITLKTLAEPESLQLARGVAVGDAIVLERLVRHLGLNLEINPIATVADARFTTGVIDILNLGVVREDLPWGEVNATAGAAAVGAIEVATRLALAGEVDAVVTAPINKEAIWAAGSQHLGHTEMLGELTGSTRFNTMFWVSGLKIFFATRHLSLREAIDRITRENIEHAIREAYTALEVFGTEKPRLAVAALNPHGGENGKFGDEEIVAIAPAVAAAQAAGLDVVGPIPADSVFHQGIQGRFDGVLSLYHDQGHIASKTYDFDGTVSVTVGLPILRTSVDHGTAFDIAGTGRASHGTMVAAFKAAATLAPYARKLPAIYPPSR
- a CDS encoding Hsp70 family protein; amino-acid sequence: MRILSVDLGTSNTVAVLSAHGMPPRVVEVDGSANMPSAVFATEEGTIMVGRDAERRARLDPTRFEPNPKRRIDEQTLLLGTDVVPVTDALAAILRRVLEETSRQLGGDQPDEVRLTHPAQWGQTRRNVLMSAARLAGMGQNILLVPEPVAAAAHFASFPGKSLAPGQALAVYDLGAGTFDVAVVGATQNGFTVLAEDGLPDLGGLDVDQALMVHVGREVSHSDPQRWQRLLRPESTADRRTRRALQEDVKAAKEALSRHPQTEVPMPEPFKDVLVTRGELEGLVRPAMLRSVELLSRTLRSSGLTPDRLAGIYLVGGSSRLPLVGTMIAEKLGVVPGSLDQPETAVALGAQHVARDGLGARTQNVEGAVAAGAPHRPQYAPPPPPQYQGYAPANFPPSGPQPVPSNFPAYSPAPERAEPKAGGKKKLLVGIAAAVVVVLAAGLTYFLTSSSSATTYTADQCKTPGQADDKGLTGCLRQLAGKIADTGDCKPGMGNGPAAPAKSLGVASTCSAPGRAGTQVTYVQSDNADTLKQYTDGLLTSAGGDRTEADWGGNGLKGHYSSAAGRTAAVLVFTVSDRPLAGFIYQLNSSDQAEATTPDTLANYFEASVQPGE